The following are encoded in a window of Burkholderiales bacterium genomic DNA:
- a CDS encoding potassium/proton antiporter, which produces MEFANQAIFVGALLVVSAVLASLIANRTGAPLLLVFLAVGMLAGEDGPGGIRFHNFDAAYIVATVALAVILFDGGVRTHTDTFRVGLRPALSLATLGVILTAGTVGAAAAWVLDMDWMQGMLIGAIVGSTDAAAVFSLLHARGMRLKQRVGATLEIESGCNDPMAVFLTLVFIEAINTGGRSLGIGVLGELIVQFGIGAGVGLLGGKLLAALIERVSLTLGLYPLLAAAGGLCIYAATVLVEGSGFLAIYLAGLVLGNSRVHAIDNILKVQDGLAWLAQITMFVLLGLLVTPSALVPSAMDALFIALVLIFVARPLAAWLSLLPFKFPWREQLFIAWVGLRGAVPIVLAIFPVLGGLEEAQIYFNVAFFVVLTSLIIQGWSVAPLAAWLRLKLPTEHEPLFSERLIVPGKAGLRLLAWRVSPASEAIGRKVAHLELPADARVAAVFRDGRALDDIGHAQVAAGDLLYVITGDHEIPVLERLFVPADDFEETEQAQYYGSFTLTGEATLGELAEVYGVAVPESLRARTLAQYLDWRFRGRTVVGDRMRLGPLELVVRELEGRKITKVGVRIAAER; this is translated from the coding sequence GTGGAGTTCGCTAACCAGGCCATTTTCGTCGGTGCCCTGCTGGTGGTGAGCGCCGTGCTGGCGAGCCTCATCGCCAATCGCACCGGCGCGCCGCTGCTGCTGGTGTTTCTCGCGGTCGGCATGCTGGCCGGCGAGGACGGGCCGGGCGGCATCCGGTTCCACAACTTCGATGCCGCCTACATCGTCGCCACGGTGGCGCTCGCCGTCATCCTGTTCGACGGCGGCGTGCGCACGCACACCGATACTTTCCGCGTCGGGCTGCGCCCGGCGCTCTCGCTGGCCACGCTGGGCGTGATTCTCACCGCGGGAACGGTTGGAGCGGCAGCGGCTTGGGTGCTCGACATGGACTGGATGCAGGGCATGCTGATCGGTGCCATCGTCGGCTCCACCGACGCGGCCGCCGTGTTTTCCCTGCTGCATGCGCGCGGCATGCGGTTGAAGCAGCGGGTCGGAGCGACGCTGGAGATCGAATCCGGCTGCAACGACCCGATGGCCGTGTTCCTCACGCTGGTGTTCATCGAGGCGATCAACACCGGCGGACGCAGCCTGGGGATCGGCGTGCTCGGCGAACTGATCGTTCAGTTCGGGATCGGGGCAGGCGTCGGCCTGCTCGGGGGCAAGCTGCTCGCCGCGCTAATCGAGCGCGTCAGCCTGACGCTCGGCCTGTACCCCCTGCTCGCCGCAGCCGGCGGCCTGTGCATCTACGCCGCCACGGTTCTGGTCGAAGGCAGCGGCTTCCTCGCGATCTATCTCGCCGGACTGGTGCTCGGCAACAGCCGGGTGCATGCGATCGACAATATCCTCAAGGTGCAGGACGGTCTGGCCTGGCTGGCGCAGATCACGATGTTCGTGCTGCTGGGGCTGCTGGTCACGCCGAGCGCCCTGGTTCCTTCCGCGATGGACGCGCTGTTCATCGCGCTCGTGCTGATCTTCGTCGCGCGCCCGCTGGCCGCGTGGCTCTCCCTGCTGCCGTTCAAGTTTCCCTGGCGCGAGCAGCTGTTCATCGCCTGGGTCGGCTTGCGCGGTGCGGTGCCGATCGTGCTCGCGATCTTCCCGGTGCTGGGCGGGCTGGAGGAGGCGCAGATCTATTTCAACGTGGCGTTCTTCGTGGTGCTGACCTCGCTCATCATCCAGGGATGGAGCGTCGCGCCGTTGGCTGCGTGGTTGCGCCTGAAGCTGCCCACCGAGCACGAGCCGCTGTTTTCGGAACGGCTGATCGTTCCGGGCAAGGCGGGTCTGCGTCTGCTCGCATGGCGCGTGAGCCCGGCCAGCGAGGCGATCGGCCGCAAGGTTGCGCATCTCGAGCTTCCGGCGGACGCCCGGGTGGCGGCCGTGTTCCGCGACGGCCGGGCGCTCGACGACATCGGACACGCGCAGGTCGCCGCCGGCGACCTGTTGTACGTGATCACCGGGGACCACGAGATTCCAGTGCTGGAGCGCCTGTTCGTGCCGGCGGACGACTTCGAGGAAACCGAACAGGCGCAGTACTACGGCAGCTTCACCCTGACCGGCGAAGCCACGTTGGGCGAGTTGGCGGAGGTCTATGGCGTTGCGGTGCCGGAGTCGCTGCGCGCGAGGACGCTCGCGCAGTATCTCGACTGGCGTTTCCGCGGCCGCACCGTGGTGGGCGACCGCATGCGCCTCGGGCCGCTGGAGCTGGTGGTGCGCGAACTGGAGGGGCGCAAGATCACCAAGGTCGGCGTGCGCATCGCTGCAGAACGTTGA
- a CDS encoding DUF1499 domain-containing protein: protein MNAEAGTAKVPSRRSQWLLIGGFAVAVICAGAMIFSGIGYRLGLWHFRTGFAIIRWTFWGAAAAVVLIAAGLLIPAARSRAAMVLGAIGLVVAALALYVPWSWKRTLDSVPYIHDITTDLGNPPAFVAVKNVRKEGDHPVEYDGPEVAEQQRKAYPDLAPLVVSHPPEKVFEAAKAVIVKMGMELVDASPQEMRIEATDTSLLYGFKDDVVVRITTNSDGTQVDVRSKSRVGRSDLGQNAKRIRAFLAKLQAELA from the coding sequence ATGAACGCGGAAGCGGGGACGGCGAAAGTGCCGAGCCGGCGGTCGCAGTGGCTGCTGATCGGCGGGTTCGCGGTGGCGGTAATCTGTGCCGGTGCGATGATCTTTTCCGGCATCGGCTACCGGCTGGGGCTGTGGCATTTCCGTACCGGATTTGCGATCATCCGGTGGACTTTCTGGGGGGCGGCCGCCGCCGTGGTGCTCATCGCGGCCGGACTGCTCATCCCCGCGGCCCGCTCGCGCGCGGCGATGGTACTCGGCGCGATCGGCCTGGTCGTTGCGGCGCTGGCGCTCTACGTGCCCTGGAGCTGGAAGCGTACGCTCGACTCGGTTCCCTACATTCACGACATCACCACGGATCTTGGCAATCCCCCCGCCTTCGTCGCGGTGAAGAACGTGAGGAAAGAGGGCGACCACCCGGTCGAATACGACGGGCCGGAGGTGGCGGAGCAGCAGCGCAAGGCCTACCCCGATCTGGCGCCGCTGGTCGTGAGCCACCCTCCGGAAAAGGTCTTCGAAGCGGCCAAGGCGGTCATTGTCAAGATGGGCATGGAGCTGGTGGACGCCAGTCCTCAGGAGATGCGGATCGAGGCCACCGACACTTCGCTGCTCTACGGGTTCAAGGACGACGTGGTGGTGCGCATCACCACCAACTCCGACGGGACCCAGGTGGACGTTCGTTCCAAGTCGCGGGTGGGACGCAGCGACTTGGGCCAGAACGCCAAGCGCATTCGCGCTTTCCTCGCGAAACTGCAGGCGGAACTCGCCTGA
- a CDS encoding M61 family metallopeptidase, with protein MKANPVRYSIRPSNPEAHLFSVTCTVALPDPAGQRLSLPTWIPGSYLIREFARHIVHISARGGRRPAALEKIDKNTWVAEPVEGPLTIQYEVYAFDSSVRGAYLDTRRGFFNGPCLFLKVHGREDQPHEVQLLPPRGARYGRWRVATAMRATDADRRRYGVYRAADYQELIDHPVEMGEFSLVTFRAAGVAHDLVISGRHDADLDRLARDLKRLCETQIAFWGEAPVDRYIFLVNAVDEGYGGLEHSACAALLCGRDDLPRRGLREPDERYRTFLGLASHEYFHTWNVKRIRPAAFTPYDLDRENYTRSLWAFEGITSYYDDLLLRRAGLISEQTYLEILGSTITQVLRGPGRRRQTVADSSFDAWIKYYRPDENTPNAVVSYYQKGSLIALCLDLLIRERSGGRRSLDHVMRALWRRHGRSGVAVPEDGVEQLAEEVTGLRLKGFFDLALRSTAELPLARLLRTVGIEMVLRPAESASDRGGKRATRPQAELAVRADLGARIRAEGGELRVTHVLDGGAAQRAGLCAGDVIFALDGLRVTGKNLEERLARLRAGQRCRLHAFRRDELMSFDVRFPRPPSDTCVLVPITDRQAERRRRAWLKRA; from the coding sequence GTGAAAGCCAACCCGGTCCGGTATTCGATCCGTCCTTCGAACCCCGAAGCACACCTCTTCTCGGTCACCTGCACTGTCGCACTGCCCGATCCGGCCGGGCAGCGCCTTTCGCTGCCCACCTGGATTCCCGGCAGCTATCTGATCCGGGAGTTCGCCCGCCACATCGTTCACATCTCGGCACGGGGCGGACGACGCCCGGCGGCTCTGGAGAAGATCGACAAGAACACCTGGGTCGCGGAACCGGTTGAAGGCCCGCTGACCATCCAGTACGAGGTGTATGCCTTCGATTCCTCGGTGCGCGGCGCCTACCTGGATACCCGGCGCGGCTTCTTCAACGGGCCGTGCCTCTTCCTCAAGGTCCACGGGCGGGAGGACCAGCCGCACGAGGTGCAACTCCTGCCGCCGCGCGGCGCGCGCTATGGCCGCTGGCGCGTGGCGACCGCGATGCGCGCGACCGACGCCGATCGGCGCCGTTACGGGGTTTATCGCGCCGCGGACTACCAGGAGCTGATCGATCATCCGGTGGAGATGGGGGAGTTTTCGCTCGTGACCTTTCGCGCTGCGGGGGTGGCGCACGATCTGGTGATCTCCGGCCGCCATGACGCCGATTTAGATCGTCTCGCCCGAGATCTGAAGCGCTTGTGCGAGACGCAAATCGCGTTCTGGGGCGAGGCGCCGGTGGATCGTTACATTTTCCTGGTCAATGCGGTCGACGAAGGCTACGGTGGCCTGGAGCACAGCGCCTGCGCTGCGCTGCTCTGCGGCCGCGACGATCTGCCGCGCCGCGGGTTGCGCGAGCCCGACGAGCGGTACCGGACTTTTCTCGGCCTGGCGAGCCATGAGTATTTCCACACCTGGAACGTCAAGCGCATCAGGCCCGCGGCCTTCACCCCGTACGATCTGGACCGCGAAAACTACACGCGTAGCCTGTGGGCCTTCGAAGGCATCACCTCCTACTACGACGACCTTCTGCTCCGGCGCGCCGGGCTCATCTCCGAACAGACCTACCTCGAAATCCTGGGCAGCACCATCACGCAGGTCCTGCGCGGGCCAGGCCGCCGCAGGCAGACGGTGGCCGATTCAAGCTTCGATGCCTGGATCAAGTACTACCGCCCGGACGAGAACACGCCCAACGCGGTGGTGAGCTACTACCAGAAGGGGAGCCTGATCGCCTTGTGCCTCGATCTGCTGATCCGCGAGCGCAGCGGCGGGCGCCGCTCGCTCGACCATGTCATGCGCGCCTTGTGGCGCCGTCATGGCCGCAGCGGGGTTGCGGTTCCCGAGGACGGCGTGGAGCAGCTCGCGGAGGAAGTGACGGGACTGCGCCTGAAGGGTTTTTTCGATCTGGCGCTGCGCTCGACCGCGGAGCTGCCGCTGGCGCGGCTGTTGCGCACCGTGGGCATCGAAATGGTGTTGCGCCCGGCCGAATCGGCGTCCGACCGCGGTGGCAAGCGCGCAACCCGGCCGCAAGCGGAACTGGCGGTGCGCGCCGACCTGGGCGCTCGCATCCGCGCCGAAGGCGGCGAGCTGCGCGTGACCCACGTGCTGGATGGCGGCGCCGCACAGCGCGCCGGCCTTTGCGCCGGCGATGTCATCTTCGCGCTCGACGGCCTGCGCGTGACCGGCAAGAACTTGGAAGAGCGGCTTGCGCGCCTGCGCGCCGGCCAACGATGTCGCCTGCACGCCTTTCGCCGCGACGAGCTGATGAGCTTCGACGTGCGCTTCCCGCGGCCGCCGAGCGACACCTGCGTGCTGGTCCCGATCACCGACCGGCAGGCCGAACGCCGGCGCCGCGCGTGGCTCAAGAGGGCATGA
- a CDS encoding outer membrane beta-barrel protein, giving the protein MLNSVIRRALPLLVATGLAFPQWAGAQSAGSGYIGASVGASMASDFCDDEPGVTLIDCEDQDAGFKLFAGYQFNANFAAEAAYVNLGEISGRGSFLGTPFDLKFQASAMTVQGVGILPFREGALFGKAGLSFWNLDTRGIVAGAPGSASDDGVDVTIGLGAQFAIGGNLGIRAEWDFFPDFGDDDTGEEDIHLFSVGIVVWFR; this is encoded by the coding sequence ATGCTCAACAGTGTGATACGCCGCGCGTTGCCGCTGCTGGTCGCGACCGGCTTGGCCTTTCCTCAATGGGCCGGCGCGCAAAGCGCCGGCAGCGGCTACATCGGGGCCAGCGTCGGAGCGTCGATGGCATCGGATTTCTGCGACGACGAGCCCGGGGTGACCCTCATCGACTGCGAGGACCAGGACGCGGGGTTCAAGCTCTTCGCCGGGTACCAGTTCAACGCCAACTTCGCGGCCGAGGCGGCGTACGTAAATCTGGGCGAGATCTCGGGCAGGGGCAGCTTCCTCGGCACCCCCTTCGACCTGAAGTTCCAAGCCAGCGCGATGACGGTTCAAGGGGTCGGAATCCTGCCGTTTCGCGAAGGGGCGCTGTTCGGCAAGGCGGGGTTGTCCTTCTGGAATCTCGACACCCGCGGAATCGTGGCCGGCGCTCCAGGCTCGGCAAGCGATGACGGCGTGGACGTCACCATCGGTCTGGGTGCCCAGTTCGCGATCGGCGGCAACCTGGGCATCCGCGCCGAATGGGACTTCTTCCCGGACTTCGGAGACGACGACACCGGAGAGGAAGACATCCACCTGTTCTCCGTCGGCATCGTCGTCTGGTTCCGCTAA
- a CDS encoding carbon starvation CstA family protein — translation MPKTILSKLVWAGIAVLGASAIGGIAIHRGESINAIWFIVAAICTYLVAFRFYSAWICAKVLVLDSTRATPAERFNNGRDFVPTNKWVVFGHHFAAIAGPGPLIGPTLAMQFGYLPGTLWILVGAVLGGCVQDMVIMFCSTRRDGRSLGQMARDELGPIGGWAALIGTMMIMIILIAVLGLVIVNAMYKSPWATATVLGTIPVAMLIGIYMRGIRPGRVLEGTLIGIVLLVVCVLGGGWVDHNEALRGYFDWSKMGCAWFVMVYGFAAAVLPVWLLLAPRDYLSTFLKLGVVFMLAISIMIIAPEVKMPYLTEFARTGMGPIFKGDLFPFVFITIACGAISGFHSLVSSGTTPKLLANEKEIRMIGYGSMALESFVAIMAVIAATVLDPGVYFAINSPAGVVGKEAAAAVATISSWGFPVTVEQMAALAKEMGEATLFARTGGAPSLAVGMATIFSTTFGGTMLAVWYHFAIMFEVLFILTTLDAGTRVGRFMLQDLGKHFWKRFGNVSSYPMTVLSSLIFVSAWGYFLVQGVRDPLGGVNILWPLFGISNQLLAGIALTVATGIIIKMGRAKYAWVTGLPLTWLAIVCTWAAWEKVFSPNPAVGFLAGAADMAAKLAAGTLTPEQAAVAPQLIIGQRIDAALALLFAIILWVVIIDMLRMSLRIRAGRPVLPLSESQYIRTQLDASMVTSSLHA, via the coding sequence ATGCCGAAAACCATTCTGAGCAAGTTGGTCTGGGCGGGTATTGCCGTTCTCGGCGCCTCGGCCATCGGCGGCATCGCGATCCATCGCGGCGAGTCGATCAACGCCATTTGGTTCATCGTCGCCGCGATCTGCACTTACCTGGTCGCGTTCCGTTTTTACAGCGCCTGGATCTGCGCCAAGGTGCTGGTGCTCGACAGCACGCGCGCCACACCGGCCGAGCGCTTCAACAACGGCCGCGATTTCGTCCCAACCAACAAATGGGTGGTCTTCGGGCATCACTTCGCCGCGATCGCCGGCCCGGGCCCCTTGATCGGGCCGACGCTGGCCATGCAGTTCGGCTATCTGCCCGGCACGCTGTGGATTCTGGTGGGCGCCGTCCTGGGCGGCTGCGTCCAGGACATGGTCATCATGTTCTGCTCCACGCGCCGCGACGGCCGCTCGCTCGGCCAGATGGCGCGCGACGAACTCGGCCCGATCGGGGGCTGGGCGGCGCTGATCGGCACCATGATGATCATGATCATCCTGATCGCCGTGCTCGGGCTGGTGATCGTCAACGCGATGTACAAGAGCCCGTGGGCCACCGCCACCGTGCTGGGCACCATTCCGGTCGCGATGCTGATCGGCATCTACATGCGCGGCATCCGTCCCGGGCGGGTGCTGGAGGGCACGTTGATCGGCATCGTGCTGCTGGTGGTGTGCGTGCTGGGCGGAGGCTGGGTGGACCACAACGAGGCACTGCGCGGCTATTTCGACTGGTCGAAGATGGGCTGCGCCTGGTTCGTGATGGTCTACGGCTTCGCCGCAGCGGTGCTGCCGGTCTGGCTGTTGCTCGCTCCACGCGACTATCTGTCCACGTTCCTCAAGCTCGGCGTGGTGTTCATGCTGGCGATCTCCATCATGATCATCGCCCCCGAGGTGAAGATGCCCTATCTCACCGAGTTCGCCCGAACCGGCATGGGGCCGATCTTCAAGGGCGACCTGTTCCCGTTCGTGTTCATCACCATCGCCTGCGGCGCCATCTCCGGTTTCCACTCGCTGGTGTCCTCCGGCACCACGCCGAAGCTGCTCGCCAACGAAAAGGAAATCCGCATGATCGGCTACGGTTCGATGGCGCTGGAGTCCTTCGTGGCCATCATGGCGGTGATCGCCGCCACCGTGCTCGATCCGGGCGTGTACTTTGCGATCAACAGCCCGGCGGGGGTGGTCGGCAAGGAAGCCGCGGCGGCCGTGGCCACGATCTCGTCCTGGGGCTTCCCCGTCACCGTCGAGCAGATGGCGGCGCTCGCCAAAGAGATGGGCGAAGCCACGCTCTTCGCCCGCACCGGCGGCGCGCCTTCGCTCGCGGTGGGCATGGCGACCATCTTCTCGACCACCTTCGGCGGAACCATGCTCGCGGTCTGGTACCACTTCGCGATCATGTTCGAGGTGCTGTTCATCCTCACCACGCTGGACGCCGGCACGCGCGTGGGCCGCTTCATGCTGCAGGATCTGGGCAAGCACTTCTGGAAGCGCTTCGGCAACGTGTCCTCCTATCCGATGACCGTGCTGTCGAGCCTGATCTTCGTCTCGGCGTGGGGTTATTTCCTCGTGCAGGGCGTGCGCGACCCGCTGGGTGGCGTGAACATCCTGTGGCCGCTGTTCGGGATCTCCAACCAACTGCTCGCCGGCATCGCGCTGACGGTCGCCACCGGCATCATCATCAAGATGGGCCGCGCCAAGTACGCCTGGGTCACCGGGCTGCCGCTCACCTGGCTCGCGATCGTGTGCACCTGGGCGGCGTGGGAAAAGGTCTTCAGCCCGAACCCGGCGGTGGGCTTCCTGGCCGGCGCGGCCGACATGGCGGCCAAGCTGGCCGCCGGCACGCTCACGCCCGAGCAGGCGGCGGTGGCGCCGCAACTCATCATCGGGCAGCGCATCGACGCCGCGCTCGCGCTGCTGTTCGCGATCATTCTCTGGGTGGTGATCATCGACATGCTGCGCATGTCGCTGCGCATCCGCGCCGGCAGGCCGGTGCTGCCGCTGTCCGAGTCCCAATACATCAGGACTCAGCTCGACGCCAGCATGGTGACCAGCTCGCTGCACGCGTGA
- a CDS encoding GMC family oxidoreductase N-terminal domain-containing protein → MAGSMGSYDYIIVGAGSAGCVLANRLSADPGMSVLLIEAGGKDDYFWIPIPVGYLFTIGNPRTDWMYRTEPEDGLNGRSIGYARGKVMGGCTSINAMIYMRGQKSDYDDWAARGNRGWTWEEVLPYFKRMEDYVHGADQFHGAGGELPVQERRVSWEILEAWREAAEECGIPKITEFNRGDNFGNAYFQMNQRNGVRWNAVRAFLRPIRRRRNLHILDQAHVQRVLIDARGGVRRATGVELRLSNGQLRSAEAKREVLLAAGAIGSPQILQLSGIGPGPLLQQCGIQVVHDLPGVGENLHDHLQIRLQYKVANTVTLNDRARGVLGRIAMGLEYCLLRTGPLTMPPSQLGAFGKSDPSQPSANIEWHVQPLSLDRFGEPLHRFSAITPSVCNLRPTSRGYVRIKSPDPLAHPAIKPNYLCTEEDRRVAVDSIRITRRIMSARALARFQPREFRPGPEAQSDEELIRAAGDLGTTIFHPVGTCKMGSDPLAVVDDRLRVHGVRNLRVIDASVMPRITSGNTNAPTMMIAEKGAEFVKRDRGFA, encoded by the coding sequence ATGGCTGGTTCGATGGGTTCGTACGACTACATCATCGTGGGCGCCGGGTCAGCCGGCTGCGTGCTGGCGAACCGTCTGAGCGCCGATCCGGGCATGAGCGTGCTGCTCATCGAAGCGGGCGGGAAAGACGACTACTTCTGGATCCCGATCCCGGTGGGTTACCTGTTCACCATCGGCAATCCGCGCACCGACTGGATGTATCGCACGGAGCCCGAGGACGGGCTGAACGGACGTTCGATCGGCTACGCCCGAGGCAAGGTCATGGGCGGCTGCACGTCGATCAACGCCATGATCTACATGCGCGGACAGAAGAGCGACTACGATGACTGGGCCGCACGGGGCAACCGCGGCTGGACCTGGGAGGAAGTGCTGCCCTATTTCAAGCGCATGGAGGACTATGTCCACGGCGCGGATCAGTTCCATGGCGCCGGCGGCGAGCTGCCGGTCCAGGAGCGGCGCGTGAGCTGGGAGATCCTCGAAGCCTGGCGCGAGGCCGCGGAGGAATGCGGCATTCCCAAGATCACGGAATTCAACCGGGGAGACAACTTCGGCAATGCCTATTTCCAGATGAACCAGCGCAACGGCGTACGCTGGAATGCGGTACGCGCGTTTCTGCGGCCGATCAGGCGGCGCAGGAATCTGCACATCCTCGACCAGGCGCATGTTCAGCGTGTCCTCATCGACGCGCGCGGCGGAGTCAGGCGCGCAACCGGCGTGGAGCTGCGCTTGTCCAACGGGCAGCTGCGCAGCGCCGAGGCCAAGCGCGAGGTCCTGCTGGCGGCGGGTGCGATCGGATCTCCGCAGATCCTCCAGCTCTCCGGGATCGGTCCAGGCCCATTGCTGCAGCAATGCGGCATCCAGGTGGTGCACGACCTGCCCGGAGTCGGCGAAAACCTTCACGATCATCTGCAGATCCGCCTGCAGTACAAGGTCGCCAACACCGTCACGCTCAACGACCGCGCGCGCGGCGTCCTCGGCCGGATCGCCATGGGTCTGGAGTATTGCCTGTTGCGCACCGGCCCGCTGACCATGCCGCCCTCGCAGCTCGGCGCCTTCGGCAAGAGCGATCCTTCGCAGCCTTCGGCGAACATCGAATGGCACGTGCAGCCGCTGTCGCTGGACAGGTTCGGCGAACCGCTGCACCGCTTCTCCGCCATCACCCCGTCGGTGTGCAATCTGCGGCCCACGAGTCGCGGTTATGTCAGGATCAAGAGCCCGGACCCGCTGGCACATCCGGCGATCAAGCCGAACTATCTCTGCACCGAAGAAGACCGCCGCGTGGCGGTGGATTCGATCCGCATCACGCGCCGTATCATGTCGGCCAGAGCGCTCGCCCGCTTTCAACCCCGGGAGTTCCGCCCGGGGCCGGAAGCGCAGTCGGACGAAGAGCTGATCCGCGCCGCAGGCGATCTCGGCACGACCATCTTCCATCCCGTCGGCACATGCAAGATGGGCAGCGATCCCCTGGCGGTCGTCGACGACCGGTTGCGCGTGCACGGCGTCCGGAATCTGCGCGTGATCGACGCGTCGGTCATGCCGCGGATCACCTCCGGCAATACCAACGCGCCGACGATGATGATCGCCGAAAAGGGCGCGGAGTTCGTCAAGCGCGACCGCGGCTTCGCCTGA
- a CDS encoding ABC transporter ATP-binding protein, producing the protein MAQSALVLDRITCTFPGRNGAAYTAVAQASLAVEEGEFVSLVGPTGCGKSTLLNVAAGLLAPTAGSVTVLGTPLAGLNRHAGYLFQSDSLLPWRTARENVMLGPLLCGAGRAEAVERADAWLARVGLSGHGAKYPHELSGGMRKRVALAQTLILDPKILLMDEPFSALDVQTRSLMENELLALWSQDRKSVVFVTHDIEEAIALSDRVVVLSAGPAGRPLEEFRIDLARPRDVSEVRLTARFLELHGAIWRVLKQQVLKAHRAGAAP; encoded by the coding sequence ATGGCGCAAAGCGCTCTGGTCCTCGACCGCATCACCTGCACTTTTCCAGGAAGAAACGGCGCCGCCTACACCGCAGTGGCACAGGCCAGCCTCGCGGTCGAAGAAGGCGAGTTCGTCTCGCTGGTCGGTCCGACCGGTTGCGGCAAGTCCACCCTGCTCAACGTGGCCGCCGGGTTGCTCGCGCCGACCGCCGGATCGGTCACGGTGCTGGGGACGCCGCTCGCCGGACTGAACCGGCACGCGGGCTACCTGTTTCAGAGCGATTCGCTGCTGCCGTGGCGCACGGCCCGCGAGAACGTGATGCTCGGGCCGCTGCTGTGCGGGGCGGGCAGAGCCGAGGCGGTCGAGCGGGCGGACGCGTGGCTCGCCAGAGTCGGCTTGTCGGGTCATGGCGCGAAATACCCGCACGAACTTTCGGGTGGCATGCGCAAGCGAGTGGCCCTGGCGCAGACGCTGATCCTCGACCCCAAGATTCTCCTGATGGACGAGCCGTTCTCCGCGCTCGACGTACAGACCCGCAGCCTGATGGAGAACGAGCTGCTCGCCTTGTGGTCGCAGGATCGCAAGTCGGTCGTGTTCGTCACGCACGACATCGAAGAAGCGATCGCGCTCTCGGACCGCGTGGTGGTGTTGTCGGCCGGCCCGGCCGGCCGGCCGCTCGAGGAATTTCGCATCGATCTGGCGCGGCCGCGCGATGTGTCCGAGGTAAGGCTGACCGCGCGATTCCTCGAGCTGCATGGTGCGATCTGGCGGGTGCTCAAGCAGCAAGTGCTGAAGGCACACCGTGCAGGAGCGGCGCCATGA
- a CDS encoding YbdD/YjiX family protein — translation MTGPLRSFWRFLRQASGDDAYERYLAHHRAHHPGQPPLTRADYFRFCQEQKWSKLSRCC, via the coding sequence GTGACCGGACCGTTGCGTTCCTTCTGGCGGTTTCTGCGCCAGGCCAGCGGCGACGACGCTTACGAGCGCTACCTCGCCCATCATCGCGCGCACCATCCCGGGCAGCCACCGCTGACCCGTGCAGACTATTTCAGGTTCTGCCAGGAGCAGAAGTGGAGCAAGCTCTCGCGATGCTGCTAG
- a CDS encoding ABC transporter permease, which translates to MRPRWLPLYQALLLFGLFALWHALTRVGWLPPFFFGEPLVVLQRIWEWFASGRIWPHLGVTLLETVLAFAMGTILGVAAGLWLALSETASALLDPYIKALNSMPRVILAPIFAVWFGLGIWSKVLLGVTLVFFIVFFSVYHGVREVNPVLIASARMLGADKRQLLRYVYVPSAAGWVFSSLHASVGMAFVGAVVGEYLGSARGMGYLILQAEGVFDINTVFAGVIVLTACALILDRIVTFVERRLLRWRPAPVADIGS; encoded by the coding sequence ATGAGACCGCGCTGGCTGCCCCTGTACCAGGCGCTCCTGCTCTTTGGCCTGTTCGCGCTGTGGCACGCGCTGACCCGCGTCGGATGGCTGCCTCCGTTTTTCTTCGGCGAGCCGCTGGTCGTGCTGCAGCGGATCTGGGAATGGTTCGCCAGCGGCAGGATCTGGCCCCATCTGGGCGTCACCTTGCTGGAGACGGTGCTGGCGTTCGCGATGGGAACCATCCTGGGCGTGGCAGCCGGTCTGTGGCTGGCGTTGTCCGAGACGGCTTCCGCGCTGCTGGATCCCTACATCAAGGCGCTCAATTCCATGCCGCGGGTGATCCTCGCGCCGATCTTCGCGGTCTGGTTCGGGCTGGGCATCTGGTCCAAGGTGCTGCTCGGAGTGACGCTGGTGTTCTTCATCGTGTTCTTCAGCGTCTATCACGGGGTGCGCGAAGTGAACCCGGTATTGATCGCCAGCGCGCGCATGCTGGGTGCGGACAAGCGCCAGTTGCTGCGTTACGTGTACGTCCCCAGCGCTGCCGGCTGGGTGTTCTCCAGCCTGCACGCCTCGGTGGGAATGGCCTTCGTGGGCGCGGTGGTCGGCGAGTATCTGGGCTCGGCCCGGGGAATGGGTTATCTCATCCTGCAGGCCGAGGGCGTGTTCGACATCAACACGGTATTCGCCGGCGTCATCGTCCTGACCGCCTGCGCGCTCATCCTGGACAGGATCGTGACGTTCGTCGAACGCCGCCTGCTGCGCTGGCGGCCGGCACCGGTCGCAGACATTGGAAGCTGA